In the genome of Myxococcus stipitatus, one region contains:
- a CDS encoding zinc-dependent metalloprotease — protein sequence MRSLVLAVGCSAVLLGCDGQPDETQEIVDNLALAGFPADDIMVVAGKVYVGRDAEVSLAASREMLAQDATTEEQYRTTNLVSSAVTKICINGSTFTGNFSTALDLAIQNYDEMPLAFDMARTPSAGCSFTINAVIQPGVVGGSAGFPSGGLPYHTVNIGGGLSSYSVDVIEHVITHEIGHTIGFRHTDYYNRTISCGSGGNEGDAGVGAIHIPGTPTTAAVGGSLMNSCFRSVETGEFASSDRTALTTLYPSRDFAPLNFEFADARRTRATGDWAPGEYKAECAGGEPVTGLSLSPTSRNTRVALCRTGGDPSYPHDGCYARNFSTADNRGTSSTGDWDSGYYKGECGPNEFVAGVAQSTGHAITAVLCCPGAVAHTYCSARVFDGQDSRESSTSGDWDVGNWKGECGPGRYAAGLSRSPAGGAPHALLCCSP from the coding sequence GCCGACGACATCATGGTCGTCGCCGGCAAGGTGTATGTCGGGCGAGATGCAGAGGTCTCACTGGCCGCGTCTCGCGAGATGCTCGCACAGGACGCCACCACCGAGGAGCAGTACCGCACCACGAACCTCGTCAGTTCGGCGGTGACGAAGATCTGCATCAACGGCTCGACGTTCACCGGCAACTTCAGCACGGCGCTCGACCTGGCCATCCAGAACTACGACGAGATGCCGCTTGCCTTCGACATGGCGCGCACGCCGAGCGCCGGCTGCAGCTTCACCATCAACGCGGTCATCCAGCCGGGGGTCGTTGGAGGCTCAGCGGGATTTCCGTCGGGAGGGCTGCCGTACCACACCGTCAACATCGGCGGCGGGCTTTCCTCCTACAGCGTGGACGTCATCGAGCACGTCATCACGCATGAGATTGGTCACACCATCGGCTTCCGCCACACGGACTACTACAACCGGACCATCAGCTGCGGCAGCGGTGGCAACGAAGGTGACGCGGGCGTCGGTGCCATCCACATTCCAGGGACTCCGACGACGGCGGCTGTTGGCGGCTCGCTCATGAACTCCTGCTTCCGCTCGGTCGAAACGGGGGAGTTCGCCTCCAGCGACCGCACCGCGCTGACCACCCTGTATCCATCGAGGGACTTCGCGCCGCTGAACTTCGAGTTCGCGGATGCGCGCCGCACCCGTGCTACCGGCGACTGGGCCCCCGGCGAATACAAGGCCGAGTGTGCCGGTGGTGAGCCCGTGACGGGGCTGTCCCTCAGCCCCACCTCGCGGAACACCCGCGTCGCGCTCTGCCGCACCGGTGGCGACCCGAGCTATCCGCACGACGGCTGCTACGCCCGGAACTTCTCCACCGCGGACAACCGCGGGACCTCCTCCACGGGCGACTGGGATTCTGGCTACTACAAGGGGGAGTGCGGTCCCAACGAGTTCGTCGCCGGCGTCGCCCAGAGCACCGGACATGCAATCACCGCCGTGCTCTGCTGCCCTGGCGCCGTCGCCCACACCTACTGCTCCGCTCGCGTCTTCGACGGCCAGGACTCGCGCGAGTCCTCCACCTCGGGCGACTGGGACGTCGGGAACTGGAAGGGCGAGTGCGGTCCCGGTCGGTACGCCGCGGGGCTCTCCCGAAGCCCTGCCGGTGGCGCGCCTCATGCGCTGCTCTGCTGCAGCCCGTGA
- a CDS encoding class I adenylate-forming enzyme family protein yields the protein MRPGDLARIDPDGLVTLLGRNDDLLKVGGERLSPVEIEAALRTLPLVEDAAVWGREDALYGTSLTAFLQLSAGTPCPSRHALRLALRDQVSPHKVPADFYRVEQLPRSSNGKLQRHRLGELLHPGRRIT from the coding sequence GTGCGCCCCGGGGACCTCGCGCGAATCGACCCGGATGGGCTGGTGACCTTGCTGGGGCGCAATGATGACCTGCTGAAGGTCGGTGGGGAGCGACTGAGTCCTGTCGAGATTGAAGCCGCGCTGCGCACGCTCCCACTCGTGGAGGACGCCGCGGTCTGGGGGCGGGAGGATGCCCTGTATGGCACTTCGCTGACCGCGTTCCTCCAGCTTTCCGCCGGGACTCCGTGCCCCTCCCGACACGCCTTGAGGCTGGCGTTGCGCGACCAGGTGTCGCCTCACAAGGTCCCCGCCGACTTCTACCGGGTGGAACAGCTCCCTCGCTCGTCGAACGGGAAGCTGCAGCGCCACCGCCTGGGCGAACTGCTGCACCCAGGACGACGCATCACCTGA
- a CDS encoding SH3 domain-containing protein: MRTLSLAVVGLTASISACATPSTLAVSPAGVPAFHEDMLSPEFWIRRAPSPDEVLLDAHQVTEKRRRAFGPEGGLVDLKQVPATLTRAQVARWLQDAQQSPIQAVIDEQGRPVTEAMLEQLRQNTAAAHIPEAVPARYGLSVRRTPLRTLPSTQRFHAGEDLRDYESLQAGILFPGEPVVIAHHSADQQWLFVLTTQGPAWVQREAVAEGTADAVFSYVERAPGRVVTGDQVRTVFTPEAPRVSELELDMGVALPRAEVSPGEPVNGASSYASWPVVLPVREQDGSLAFQSALLRRTADSAPGYLPLTRANILRQAFKFLGERYGWGHQFNARDCSGLTSEVYRSMGLFLPPNSGQQGRSAALNHRFFTAQDSHAERLRALAQAQVGDLIVVPGHVLMVIGHVDGKPYVIQDVPYAVFKDPATQQLRKTKLNQVSVTPLLPLYADDTTLYVDAMTSLVHVTRP; encoded by the coding sequence ATGCGGACTCTCTCGCTCGCGGTCGTGGGGCTCACCGCCAGCATCTCCGCCTGTGCCACGCCGTCCACGCTCGCCGTGTCTCCGGCCGGAGTGCCCGCGTTCCACGAAGACATGCTGTCGCCCGAGTTCTGGATCCGCCGCGCACCGTCACCCGACGAGGTGCTGCTCGATGCCCACCAGGTGACCGAGAAGCGCAGGCGCGCTTTCGGTCCGGAGGGCGGCCTGGTCGACTTGAAGCAAGTCCCAGCCACGCTGACGCGCGCGCAGGTCGCTCGATGGCTCCAGGATGCGCAGCAGTCGCCCATCCAGGCCGTCATCGACGAACAGGGCCGACCGGTGACGGAGGCGATGCTCGAACAGCTGCGCCAGAACACGGCGGCCGCGCACATCCCCGAAGCCGTCCCCGCGCGCTACGGACTCAGCGTGCGGCGCACGCCCCTGCGGACACTGCCGTCCACCCAGCGATTCCATGCGGGGGAGGACCTGCGCGACTACGAGAGCTTGCAGGCCGGCATCCTGTTCCCTGGCGAGCCGGTCGTCATCGCGCACCACAGTGCGGATCAACAATGGCTGTTCGTCCTGACGACCCAGGGGCCCGCCTGGGTCCAGCGCGAAGCTGTCGCGGAAGGGACAGCGGACGCGGTGTTCTCGTACGTGGAGAGAGCCCCCGGGCGTGTCGTCACGGGCGACCAGGTGCGAACAGTCTTTACGCCGGAAGCCCCCAGGGTGTCCGAGCTCGAACTCGACATGGGGGTCGCGCTCCCACGGGCGGAGGTGTCTCCCGGAGAGCCCGTCAACGGCGCCAGCAGCTATGCATCGTGGCCGGTGGTGCTCCCGGTGCGCGAGCAGGACGGCTCCCTGGCCTTCCAGAGCGCGCTGCTGCGGCGAACCGCCGATTCAGCGCCGGGTTATCTCCCGCTGACACGCGCCAACATCCTCCGACAGGCCTTCAAGTTCCTCGGCGAGCGCTATGGCTGGGGGCATCAGTTCAATGCGCGCGACTGCAGCGGACTGACCAGCGAGGTGTACCGCAGCATGGGGCTGTTTCTGCCACCTAACTCCGGCCAGCAAGGGAGGAGTGCGGCGCTGAACCACCGCTTCTTCACGGCGCAGGACTCGCACGCAGAGCGGCTGCGCGCGCTGGCCCAAGCACAGGTGGGTGACCTCATCGTCGTCCCCGGGCATGTGCTGATGGTCATCGGTCACGTGGATGGCAAGCCGTATGTCATCCAGGATGTCCCCTACGCCGTGTTCAAGGACCCGGCCACCCAGCAGCTCCGGAAGACGAAGCTGAACCAGGTCTCCGTCACCCCGTTGCTGCCACTGTATGCCGACGACACGACCCTGTACGTGGACGCGATGACAAGCCTCGTGCACGTCACGCGGCCCTGA
- a CDS encoding S9 family peptidase, which translates to MLLRRGVMVLMLWAVPALAESPPVIPRTLLFGNAVRDKPTLSPNGEKLAWVAPDAKGVMQVWVRTLQGKDDTRAVTKEPKRGVRYYEWSQDSRTLLYPQDSDGDENTHVYAADLSTGVVRDLTPFQGIRARMLESSPTAPREILVTMNLRERTGSDIYRVSLDTGAITLDTQDPGDVMNWTADAKLDVRGALAQKPDGTTVLRVRDSPRTPWRTLLEVPLRENVFPQYMGFIGFSRDGAKVYLKSPHGSNTSRVVEKVLRTGAEKVLAEDPSSDVFDVLFHPERKVVQAVAFNTDGHMRWKVLDPSLREDFEVLSRMDDGDFSLVSRDRADRRWVVAFEKDAAPLRYYTYDRSTHRAELLFSNQPALEQTPLARMQPFQLKSRDGLTLTGYLTRPVDAPQGPLPTVLLVHGGPWTRDTWRFNPEVQWLANRGYAVLQVNFRASAGLGKTFLNAGNRQWGRAMNDDLEDAVAWAVKEGQVDASRVAIMGSSYGGYAALAGAAYSPTVYRCAVDAFGISNLFTFLKSFPPQWQVIRGSYAQRVGDVDDPAEQERLRATSPVFSVDKIRIPLLVAQGANDPRVKQSESEQMVSAMEKAGRDVTYVLYPDEGHGFYRPENNLDYHARVEAFLARNLGGRLEPLPQEGRVPGSSAVVRHSGGTVK; encoded by the coding sequence ATGCTGCTGCGCCGTGGGGTGATGGTGTTGATGCTGTGGGCCGTGCCCGCGCTGGCGGAGTCGCCGCCCGTGATTCCCCGGACGCTGTTGTTCGGCAACGCCGTCCGGGACAAGCCCACTCTGTCGCCGAACGGAGAGAAGCTGGCCTGGGTCGCGCCCGATGCAAAGGGCGTCATGCAGGTCTGGGTGCGGACACTGCAAGGCAAGGACGACACCCGTGCCGTGACGAAGGAGCCCAAGCGGGGCGTCCGGTACTACGAGTGGTCGCAGGACTCGCGCACCCTCCTCTACCCGCAGGACTCCGATGGCGACGAGAACACGCATGTCTATGCCGCCGACCTGTCGACGGGCGTGGTGCGCGACCTGACACCCTTCCAGGGCATCCGGGCCAGAATGCTGGAATCCTCTCCCACCGCACCGCGAGAAATCCTGGTGACGATGAACCTCCGGGAGCGCACGGGCTCGGACATCTACCGCGTGTCGCTCGACACCGGCGCCATCACGCTCGACACGCAGGACCCAGGCGACGTGATGAACTGGACGGCGGATGCGAAGCTCGACGTGCGCGGAGCGCTGGCGCAGAAGCCAGACGGAACCACCGTGCTACGTGTTCGGGACTCCCCGCGCACTCCGTGGCGGACGCTGCTGGAGGTGCCTCTGCGGGAGAATGTCTTCCCGCAGTACATGGGGTTCATCGGCTTCTCGCGCGACGGCGCGAAGGTGTACCTGAAGAGCCCGCACGGCTCCAACACCTCGCGGGTGGTGGAGAAGGTGCTGCGCACGGGCGCGGAGAAGGTGCTCGCGGAGGACCCGAGCTCAGACGTGTTCGACGTCCTCTTCCATCCCGAGCGCAAGGTGGTCCAGGCCGTGGCCTTCAACACCGACGGCCACATGCGGTGGAAGGTGCTGGACCCGAGCCTCCGCGAGGACTTCGAGGTGCTGAGCCGCATGGACGACGGAGACTTCTCCCTGGTCAGCCGCGACCGCGCGGACCGCCGGTGGGTGGTGGCCTTCGAGAAGGACGCCGCGCCGTTGCGCTACTACACCTACGACCGGTCGACCCACCGCGCCGAGCTGCTCTTCTCCAACCAGCCCGCGCTGGAACAGACGCCGCTGGCCCGGATGCAGCCCTTCCAGCTGAAGTCCCGCGACGGCCTGACGCTGACGGGCTACCTGACACGGCCGGTGGACGCGCCACAGGGACCGCTGCCCACGGTGCTGTTGGTGCATGGCGGCCCGTGGACGCGAGACACCTGGCGTTTCAACCCGGAGGTGCAGTGGCTGGCGAACCGAGGCTACGCGGTGCTCCAGGTCAACTTCCGCGCGTCCGCGGGGCTGGGAAAGACCTTCCTCAACGCGGGCAACCGCCAGTGGGGCCGCGCGATGAACGACGACCTGGAGGACGCAGTGGCGTGGGCCGTGAAGGAGGGCCAGGTGGATGCCTCGCGGGTCGCCATCATGGGCAGCTCCTACGGCGGCTACGCGGCGCTCGCGGGCGCGGCCTACAGCCCCACGGTGTATCGCTGCGCGGTGGATGCCTTTGGCATCTCCAACCTCTTCACGTTCCTGAAGTCCTTCCCACCGCAGTGGCAGGTCATCCGAGGCTCGTATGCCCAGCGCGTGGGCGACGTGGACGACCCGGCCGAGCAGGAGCGGCTGCGCGCCACCTCCCCCGTCTTCTCCGTGGACAAGATTCGCATCCCCCTGCTCGTGGCACAGGGAGCGAATGACCCGCGGGTGAAGCAGTCGGAGTCCGAGCAGATGGTATCCGCGATGGAGAAGGCCGGGCGTGACGTGACCTATGTGCTCTATCCGGACGAAGGCCACGGCTTCTATCGGCCCGAGAACAACCTGGACTACCACGCGCGCGTGGAGGCCTTCCTGGCGAGGAACCTCGGGGGCCGGTTGGAGCCGCTGCCACAGGAAGGGCGCGTTCCGGGCTCCAGCGCCGTCGTCCGCCACTCCGGCGGCACGGTGAAGTAG
- a CDS encoding AraC family transcriptional regulator: MEPLSAVLRGMRLKGSIYAAWELREPWGMDLPEGPFASFHLVEQGRCMLRTSRGDHQLEAGELVVLFEGQAHLLMSSPQAPVSPLARLVERHPWVEGVRRVEGTGESTRLVCGKFAAEGAQGARMPRGLPPVVHLDRTRLAFLPALRTLLDALAFEATSSAPGATMAAARITEALFVQVLRALLLATDETPPGWLAGLREPRLAEALHQLHLDPAHAWSVGELATRVGMSRTRFALLFQERIGQPPMTYLMNLRLDLVAQRLRDGEDSIGEIAHAVGFASQSGLNRAFHRHFGQTPSAFRKATAAMKTSSP; this comes from the coding sequence ATGGAGCCACTCTCGGCGGTACTTCGCGGGATGCGCCTGAAAGGCAGCATCTATGCCGCCTGGGAGCTGCGCGAGCCCTGGGGCATGGACCTGCCGGAGGGCCCCTTCGCGTCGTTCCACCTGGTGGAGCAGGGACGGTGCATGCTGCGCACCTCACGCGGCGACCATCAGCTGGAGGCCGGTGAGCTGGTCGTCCTCTTCGAGGGACAGGCGCACCTGCTGATGTCCTCGCCCCAGGCTCCGGTCTCGCCCCTGGCGCGGCTCGTGGAGCGGCATCCCTGGGTGGAGGGTGTTCGTCGGGTGGAGGGCACGGGCGAGTCCACTCGACTGGTCTGCGGCAAGTTCGCCGCCGAGGGAGCGCAAGGAGCCCGAATGCCGCGAGGGCTCCCGCCTGTGGTCCATCTGGACCGAACGAGACTGGCCTTTCTTCCCGCGCTCCGCACGCTGCTGGATGCCCTCGCCTTCGAGGCGACTTCCTCGGCACCCGGTGCGACCATGGCGGCGGCTCGAATCACGGAGGCGCTGTTCGTCCAGGTGCTGCGTGCCCTGCTTCTCGCCACGGACGAGACTCCGCCGGGATGGCTTGCAGGATTGAGGGAGCCTCGACTGGCGGAGGCCCTCCATCAGCTCCACCTGGACCCTGCTCATGCGTGGTCCGTTGGGGAGCTGGCCACACGCGTGGGGATGTCTCGCACGCGGTTCGCCCTGCTCTTCCAGGAGCGCATCGGACAGCCGCCGATGACGTACCTGATGAACCTCCGGCTGGACCTGGTCGCGCAGCGACTTCGGGATGGAGAGGACTCCATTGGCGAAATCGCACATGCGGTGGGGTTCGCGAGTCAGTCCGGCCTGAACCGGGCATTCCACCGGCACTTCGGCCAGACGCCCTCGGCCTTCCGCAAGGCGACGGCGGCCATGAAGACATCGAGCCCGTGA
- a CDS encoding antibiotic biosynthesis monooxygenase family protein, whose protein sequence is MGIAAQPQPLTKKDSPMVVEYIRYSVPAERAGAFLEAYQRAGEHLRASPHCLRYEVSRGVEEPNHFIVRIEWDSEEGHLQGFRRSAEFRKFFELVKPFVSDIQEMKHYRVESAWGRP, encoded by the coding sequence GTGGGTATCGCCGCGCAGCCTCAACCCCTGACGAAGAAGGACTCACCCATGGTCGTGGAGTACATCCGCTATTCCGTTCCCGCCGAGCGGGCAGGGGCGTTTCTCGAAGCCTACCAGCGCGCGGGCGAGCACCTGCGCGCCTCGCCCCATTGCCTGCGCTACGAAGTGAGCCGAGGCGTCGAGGAGCCCAACCACTTCATCGTCCGCATCGAGTGGGACTCCGAGGAAGGACATCTCCAGGGGTTTCGTCGGAGCGCCGAGTTCCGGAAGTTCTTCGAGCTCGTGAAGCCGTTCGTCTCCGACATCCAGGAGATGAAGCACTATCGCGTCGAGAGCGCGTGGGGCCGCCCCTGA
- a CDS encoding zinc-dependent metalloprotease: MLKQAAVLVASCGALMVGCGTDMEDKNQEIVSNLVKAGYPADDIMVVDGEVFVGQDAHVTLEASREMIASVEAGPEQYRTTNLVSSTVRKICINPTAGFNSYSRLSQGLDLAIQNYNALGLSFTLARGPTTGCNANITATTMSGAGGSAGFPSGGLPYGTINIGTGLQSYSVDVNEHVITHEIGHCIGFRHSDYYNRSISCGSGGNEGSAGVGAILINGTPSTATVGGSVMNSCFRSTESGEWTSTDITALNVLY, encoded by the coding sequence ATGCTCAAGCAGGCGGCAGTCCTCGTGGCGAGCTGTGGTGCCCTGATGGTTGGTTGCGGTACCGACATGGAGGACAAGAACCAGGAGATCGTCTCCAATCTGGTCAAGGCGGGCTACCCGGCCGACGACATCATGGTCGTCGACGGCGAGGTGTTCGTGGGCCAGGACGCCCATGTGACGCTCGAGGCGTCCCGCGAGATGATCGCGTCGGTCGAGGCGGGCCCGGAGCAGTACCGGACGACCAACTTGGTGAGCTCCACCGTGCGGAAGATCTGCATCAACCCCACGGCCGGGTTCAACAGCTACAGCCGGCTCAGCCAGGGCCTCGATCTGGCCATCCAGAACTACAACGCCCTGGGGCTCAGCTTCACCCTGGCGCGCGGCCCGACGACGGGCTGCAACGCGAACATCACCGCGACGACGATGTCCGGCGCTGGCGGCTCCGCGGGCTTCCCCTCGGGCGGCCTGCCCTACGGGACCATCAACATCGGCACGGGCCTGCAGAGCTACAGCGTGGACGTGAACGAGCACGTCATCACGCACGAGATTGGCCACTGCATCGGCTTCCGTCACTCTGACTACTACAACCGCTCCATCAGCTGCGGCAGCGGCGGCAACGAGGGCTCCGCGGGCGTGGGCGCCATCCTCATCAACGGCACGCCGTCCACGGCCACGGTGGGTGGTTCCGTCATGAACTCCTGCTTCCGCTCCACGGAGTCCGGTGAGTGGACCAGCACGGACATCACCGCGCTGAACGTCCTCTACTAA
- a CDS encoding FAD-dependent monooxygenase, which translates to MVTQHAVVIAGGGPTGLMLAAELALARVDVAIVERRTHQELVGSRSRGLHARSLEVLAQRGVVERFTSQGQAVQNVAFGQTLLDLSDFPTRHNHGLALMQERFERILAEWVGELAVPTYRGGEVTGFTQDDAGVDVALSDGRVLRAKYLVGCDGGRSLIRKAAGIEFPGWDASISYLIAEVEMTEAPALGIRRDEKGTYAMGKLEDGRVGVVLREEQVGSGDAPTLEAVRAGLVSLYGTDFGLRSATHVSRFTDMTRQAASYRDRRVLLAGDAAHVHSPMGGQGLNLGVQDAVNLGWKLAQVVRGVSPESLLDTYQAERHPVAARALRKTMAQTALSRGDARMEAVRETLAELLRMDEPRKHCAAMMSGLDVHYDLGTGHPLLGRRMPDLDLVTADGPRRVFHLLHDARPVLLDLGEPGALDITPWEDRVQKVAARSLGRWELPVLGAVPAPVAVLIRPDGHVAWVGEGSDLGLHAALTRWFGPPVAQKMP; encoded by the coding sequence ATGGTGACACAGCATGCGGTGGTGATTGCTGGAGGAGGGCCGACCGGGCTGATGCTGGCGGCGGAGCTGGCGTTGGCGCGGGTGGATGTGGCCATCGTCGAGCGACGCACCCACCAGGAGCTCGTCGGCTCGCGCTCGCGCGGCCTGCACGCGCGCAGCCTGGAGGTGCTCGCGCAGCGCGGGGTCGTCGAGCGCTTCACCTCCCAAGGGCAGGCGGTCCAGAACGTCGCGTTCGGTCAGACGCTCCTGGACCTCAGCGACTTCCCGACGCGCCACAACCACGGGCTCGCGCTCATGCAGGAGCGCTTCGAGCGCATCCTGGCGGAGTGGGTGGGTGAGCTGGCGGTGCCCACCTACCGTGGAGGCGAGGTGACCGGCTTCACGCAGGACGACGCGGGCGTCGACGTCGCGCTGTCCGACGGGCGTGTGCTCCGGGCGAAGTACCTCGTCGGGTGCGATGGGGGGCGCAGCCTCATCCGCAAGGCGGCGGGCATCGAGTTCCCGGGGTGGGATGCGTCCATCAGCTACCTCATCGCCGAGGTCGAGATGACGGAAGCGCCCGCGCTCGGCATCCGTCGGGACGAGAAGGGCACCTACGCCATGGGCAAGCTGGAGGACGGGCGCGTGGGGGTCGTCCTGCGGGAGGAGCAGGTCGGCTCGGGGGATGCGCCGACCCTCGAGGCGGTGCGCGCGGGACTCGTCTCGCTCTACGGGACCGACTTCGGCCTGCGGAGCGCCACGCACGTCTCTCGGTTCACCGACATGACGAGGCAGGCGGCGTCCTACCGGGACCGGCGGGTGCTCCTGGCTGGCGACGCGGCCCACGTGCACTCACCGATGGGAGGACAGGGGCTCAACCTCGGCGTGCAGGATGCCGTGAACCTGGGGTGGAAGCTGGCCCAGGTCGTGCGCGGTGTCTCGCCGGAGAGCCTGCTCGACACGTACCAGGCGGAGCGGCACCCCGTCGCGGCCCGGGCGCTGCGCAAGACGATGGCACAGACCGCGCTCAGCCGAGGCGACGCGCGGATGGAGGCCGTGCGAGAGACGCTGGCCGAGTTGCTGCGGATGGACGAGCCCCGCAAGCACTGCGCGGCGATGATGTCGGGGCTGGACGTCCACTACGACCTGGGCACCGGCCACCCACTGCTCGGGCGCCGCATGCCGGACCTCGACCTGGTCACCGCCGACGGGCCTCGGCGCGTGTTCCACCTGCTTCACGACGCGCGGCCGGTGCTGCTCGACCTGGGCGAGCCCGGCGCTCTCGACATCACGCCGTGGGAGGACCGCGTCCAGAAGGTCGCTGCCCGCTCCCTGGGGAGGTGGGAGCTGCCGGTGCTGGGCGCCGTGCCCGCACCCGTCGCGGTGCTGATTCGACCGGACGGGCACGTCGCGTGGGTCGGGGAGGGCTCGGACCTGGGGCTGCATGCGGCCCTGACCCGATGGTTCGGGCCCCCCGTTGCTCAGAAGATGCCCTGA
- a CDS encoding FAD-binding protein: MSRSWASTQEAGAVPLPPLEGALLMDAASRTAATEDFGHIIHRTPWAVLVPGSVKDIVAMVRFARRQGLKIAASRGLGESHSTFGQSQVPAGIAIDMSALATIHEVGEDSAWVDAGVRWHELLQASLPSGKSPPVLTDYIELSIGGTLSAGGIGGQAFRSGLQVDNVLEMDVVTGRGELVRCSRWRERPLFDAVRSGLGQFGIIVRARVRLVEVPPRARTYLARYDDLHRFMEDQRRLIEDGRFDYVEGSAVASNGGWAYQLEVVKYFAPGSEPEDSRLLAGLGFLPGTLQVSDSSYFDFVNRLAPLIEFLKQIGVWGFPHPWLDMFVPARSAEAFVQEVLSQTTEADMGQGPILLYPFRSSVLTTPFLRTPNDRHVFLFSLLRTAIPPTPENVAALLEKNRAIFDRLTAVGGKIYPVDAVSLSPADWRRHFHPSWERFEHAKRRYDPDHILTPGQGIF; encoded by the coding sequence ATGAGCCGAAGCTGGGCCTCCACGCAGGAGGCGGGCGCGGTCCCCCTGCCGCCACTCGAGGGAGCGCTGCTGATGGACGCGGCGTCGCGGACCGCCGCGACGGAGGACTTCGGTCACATCATCCACCGCACGCCGTGGGCGGTGCTCGTCCCGGGCTCGGTGAAGGACATCGTGGCCATGGTCCGCTTCGCGCGGCGCCAGGGATTGAAGATCGCCGCCTCTCGGGGCCTGGGGGAGAGCCACAGCACCTTCGGCCAGTCCCAGGTGCCGGCGGGCATCGCCATCGACATGTCCGCGCTGGCGACCATCCACGAGGTGGGCGAGGACAGCGCCTGGGTGGATGCGGGCGTCCGGTGGCACGAGCTGCTCCAGGCCTCGCTCCCCAGCGGCAAGAGCCCGCCGGTGTTGACCGACTACATCGAGCTGAGCATTGGTGGGACGCTGTCGGCGGGAGGCATCGGCGGGCAGGCATTCCGCTCGGGTCTCCAGGTGGACAACGTCCTGGAGATGGATGTCGTCACGGGCCGGGGTGAGCTCGTGCGGTGCTCTCGCTGGCGGGAGCGGCCCCTGTTCGACGCCGTGCGCTCGGGCCTGGGCCAGTTCGGCATCATCGTGCGAGCCAGGGTGCGGCTCGTCGAAGTACCGCCCCGCGCGCGCACGTACCTGGCGCGCTACGACGACCTCCACCGCTTCATGGAGGACCAGCGCCGGCTCATCGAGGATGGCCGCTTCGACTACGTCGAGGGCTCCGCCGTCGCCTCCAACGGGGGCTGGGCGTATCAGCTCGAGGTGGTGAAGTACTTCGCGCCAGGCTCGGAGCCGGAGGATTCTCGACTGCTCGCGGGCCTGGGCTTCCTGCCGGGAACGCTCCAGGTGAGCGACAGCAGCTACTTCGACTTCGTCAACCGGCTCGCGCCGCTGATTGAGTTTCTCAAGCAGATTGGCGTCTGGGGTTTCCCGCATCCGTGGCTGGACATGTTCGTCCCCGCCCGGTCCGCCGAGGCCTTCGTCCAGGAGGTCCTCTCACAGACCACCGAGGCCGACATGGGACAGGGGCCCATCCTCCTCTACCCCTTCCGCTCCTCGGTGCTGACCACGCCCTTCCTGCGCACGCCCAACGACAGACACGTCTTCCTCTTCTCGCTGCTGCGCACCGCCATCCCACCGACGCCGGAGAATGTCGCGGCCCTCCTGGAGAAGAACCGCGCCATCTTCGACCGGCTCACGGCCGTCGGCGGGAAGATCTACCCCGTGGATGCCGTGTCGTTGAGCCCCGCGGACTGGCGCCGCCACTTCCACCCCAGCTGGGAGCGGTTCGAGCACGCGAAGCGGCGCTACGACCCGGACCACATCCTCACGCCGGGTCAGGGCATCTTCTGA
- a CDS encoding DUF4241 domain-containing protein, with protein sequence MHMKHLKRLVLAATFLLTGFMSSTASADAQVGWHLLGKFLMVSGQMRVSDPWYEKAPPGSVFDLSRVLAVRNGQWQAAVHFTDEGRNGIRVAELVALHVTTQAKSLKWSPEVLTVSVDSGMAGFCDDQYFRDVNQVPRWYVPQRLGPKPKVGDAWSDYVTEELISEREAKIIPFGVLSHTGEGDGTYDVHVARGADGRIEGVRLIYLKGEDPKRLRKSLQILFGQTK encoded by the coding sequence ATGCACATGAAACATCTCAAGCGGCTGGTTCTCGCGGCGACATTCCTGCTCACTGGATTCATGTCCTCCACGGCTTCGGCCGATGCGCAGGTGGGCTGGCACCTGCTCGGCAAGTTCTTGATGGTGTCGGGGCAGATGCGGGTGAGCGACCCCTGGTACGAGAAGGCGCCCCCGGGCAGCGTTTTCGACCTGTCCAGGGTGCTGGCCGTGAGGAACGGGCAGTGGCAGGCCGCGGTGCATTTCACGGATGAGGGGCGCAACGGGATTCGGGTGGCGGAGCTCGTCGCGCTTCACGTGACGACCCAGGCGAAGTCGCTGAAGTGGAGCCCGGAGGTGCTGACCGTGAGCGTCGACTCCGGCATGGCGGGCTTCTGCGATGACCAGTACTTCCGCGATGTGAACCAGGTGCCCCGTTGGTATGTGCCCCAGCGGCTCGGGCCCAAGCCGAAGGTCGGCGATGCCTGGTCCGACTACGTCACGGAGGAGCTGATTTCGGAGCGTGAGGCGAAGATCATCCCGTTCGGAGTGCTATCCCATACAGGGGAGGGCGACGGAACGTATGATGTTCACGTGGCTCGCGGAGCGGACGGAAGGATTGAGGGCGTCCGGCTCATCTATCTGAAAGGCGAAGATCCGAAGAGGCTCCGGAAGTCATTGCAGATCCTCTTCGGGCAGACGAAGTAG